A single Mytilus trossulus isolate FHL-02 chromosome 12, PNRI_Mtr1.1.1.hap1, whole genome shotgun sequence DNA region contains:
- the LOC134693751 gene encoding uncharacterized protein LOC134693751 isoform X1, with protein sequence MEFISIAIFGGIVFLIWYFCGGSSNQSKRATDKNNSSTNKLYPDLSNLQKSKASMQQNSIWNMFGGGGSDYNAILDKFSSLEEVQNAIRQAGLESCNLIFGIDFTVSNLHQGRITFGGNSLHAIEPRFMNPYQQVICILGETLEPFDDDGIIPAFGFGDASTKDRSVFSFRSQGYCNGFHDVLNAYNELTPNVRLSGPTSFAPLIRQAIDTVKKTKSYHILVIVADGQVTNERETIDAIVEASRWPLSIVMVGVGDGPWETMEEFDDRIPARKFDNFQFVEFHKIMSTARNPQAAFALHALMEIPDQYKLVKKHGLLNF encoded by the exons ATGGAATTCATCAGCATTGCTATATTTGGTGGGATTGTTTTCCTAATCTGGTACTTCTGTGGTGGGTCAAGTAACCAGTCTAAAAGAGCAACAGATAAAAACAATAGCAGCACAAATAAACTGTATCCAGATTTGTCAAATCTACAGAAGAGCAAAGCAAGTATGCAACAAAACAGTATATGGAACATGTTTGGTGGTGGAGGATCCGATTATAATGCCATTCTGGACAAGTTTTCTTCCCTGGAGGAAGTACAAAATGCCATTAGGCAAGCAGGATTAGAATCATGTAATTTGATTTTTG GAATAGATTTTACTGTCAGCAACTTACATCAAGGCCGTATTACTTTTGGGGGTAACAGCCTACATGCAATTGAACCAAGATTTATGAACCCTTATCAACAG GTAATCTGTATCCTTGGAGAAACCTTAGAACCATTTGATGATGATGGTATCATTCCTGCCTTTGGATTTGGGGATGCTTCTACAAAAGATAGATCAGTCTTCTCATTCAGGTCTCAG ggGTACTGTAATGGTTTCCATGATGTTTTAAATGCTTATAATGAACTAACACCTAATGTAAGGTTGAGTGGACCTACTAGTTTTGCTCCATTGATACGTCAGGCTATAGATACAgtgaaaaaaactaaatca taTCACATACTTGTGATAGTGGCAGATggacaagtgacaaatgaaagGGAGACAATAGATGCAATCGTTGAAGCTTCAAGATGGCCGTTATCAATCGTAATGGTTGGTGTAGGAGATGGACCCTGGGAAACTATGGAAGAATTTGATGACAGAATCCCAGCACGAAAGTTTGacaattttcaatttgtagaatttcacaaaataatGTCTACAGCTAGAAACCCTCAAGCTGCatttgctctacatgctttaaTGGAGATTCCAGATCAATATAAACTCGTCAAAAAGCAtggtcttttaaatttttga
- the LOC134693751 gene encoding uncharacterized protein LOC134693751 isoform X2 — protein MEFISIAIFGGIVFLIWYFCGGSSNQSKRATDKNNSSTNKLYPDLSNLQKSKASMQQNSIWNMFGGGGSDYNAILDKFSSLEEVQNAIRQAGLESCNLIFGMDYTASNLQQGMRTFGGRSLHQIVPYEMNPYQRVICILGETLEPFDDDGIIPAFGFGDASTKDRSVFSFRSQGYCNGFHDVLNAYNELTPNVRLSGPTSFAPLIRQAIDTVKKTKSYHILVIVADGQVTNERETIDAIVEASRWPLSIVMVGVGDGPWETMEEFDDRIPARKFDNFQFVEFHKIMSTARNPQAAFALHALMEIPDQYKLVKKHGLLNF, from the exons ATGGAATTCATCAGCATTGCTATATTTGGTGGGATTGTTTTCCTAATCTGGTACTTCTGTGGTGGGTCAAGTAACCAGTCTAAAAGAGCAACAGATAAAAACAATAGCAGCACAAATAAACTGTATCCAGATTTGTCAAATCTACAGAAGAGCAAAGCAAGTATGCAACAAAACAGTATATGGAACATGTTTGGTGGTGGAGGATCCGATTATAATGCCATTCTGGACAAGTTTTCTTCCCTGGAGGAAGTACAAAATGCCATTAGGCAAGCAGGATTAGAATCATGTAATTTGATTTTTG GAATGGATTATACAGCAAGCAATCTTCAACAGGGCATGAGAACTTTTGGAGGCAGATCATTACATCAAATTGTTCCTTATGAAATGAACCCTTATCAAAGA GTAATCTGTATCCTTGGAGAAACCTTAGAACCATTTGATGATGATGGTATCATTCCTGCCTTTGGATTTGGGGATGCTTCTACAAAAGATAGATCAGTCTTCTCATTCAGGTCTCAG ggGTACTGTAATGGTTTCCATGATGTTTTAAATGCTTATAATGAACTAACACCTAATGTAAGGTTGAGTGGACCTACTAGTTTTGCTCCATTGATACGTCAGGCTATAGATACAgtgaaaaaaactaaatca taTCACATACTTGTGATAGTGGCAGATggacaagtgacaaatgaaagGGAGACAATAGATGCAATCGTTGAAGCTTCAAGATGGCCGTTATCAATCGTAATGGTTGGTGTAGGAGATGGACCCTGGGAAACTATGGAAGAATTTGATGACAGAATCCCAGCACGAAAGTTTGacaattttcaatttgtagaatttcacaaaataatGTCTACAGCTAGAAACCCTCAAGCTGCatttgctctacatgctttaaTGGAGATTCCAGATCAATATAAACTCGTCAAAAAGCAtggtcttttaaatttttga
- the LOC134693107 gene encoding uncharacterized protein LOC134693107 yields MKIQIEPNSVIHMSGSYKEDCDGTITITNHEDYDVKFKVRTTMPHIVTIMPNSEVLSGNSSRKIDIHYQGQRTDQYLKFMVLYLSLEDIKDSDNVFEKYKDDVDQKPLSAAFVIKYNLDEEFLSPMARSHQSTDADDKDFGGNIRKKVPWLKKK; encoded by the exons atgaaaattcaaattgaacCAAATTCAGTTATTCATATGTCCG gCAGTTATAAAGAGGACTGTGATGGAACCATTACCATTACAAATCACGAAGATTAtgatgtgaaatttaaagtgaGAACAACTATGCCACATATTGTTACTATTATGCCAAATTCTGAAGTTTTATCTGGAAATAGTTCAAGGAAAATCGATA TTCATTACCAAGGACAGAGAACTGATCAGTATCTAAAATTTATGGTCCTTTATCTTTCACTTGAAGACATTAAGGACAGTGATAACGTG tttgaaaaatataaggATGACGTAGATCAAAAACCTCTTTCAGCAgcttttgttataaaatataatttggacGAGGAG TTCCTTTCACCTATGGCTCGTAGCCACCAATCTACAGATGCAGACGATAAAGATTTTGGTGGCAATATTCGAAAGAAAGTCCCGTGGCTAAAGAAGAAATAA
- the LOC134693108 gene encoding uncharacterized protein LOC134693108 has protein sequence MKRNQIKKPFYDMKVTFSRLDEITSKTRARANRVNMLEEARLQTMQKIIEKEERFKSNILDRMLTRSDRSHKRLKGYESVLNDQYRAKEFDTLKKRGYKRPWVQSPKSARHFAQEIRIYHGGYDRRNFEKEIERKIRQVDPTRVQKILRKVLTEQSQTKSNFIADRNLETTEFYEAFKQKMNPKIRVDRHGKHITVDMRESSLQSRHSRHTTE, from the coding sequence atgaagAGGAACCAAATAAAAAAGCCATTTTATGATATGAAAGTAACTTTTTCAAGACTTGATGAGATAACCTCAAAGACACGTGCACGTGCGAACAGGGTTAATATGCTAGAAGAAGCACGCCTTCAAACAATgcagaaaataattgaaaaggAGGAAAGATTTAAAAGCAATATTCTTGATCGCATGTTAACACGATCAGACCGCTCTCACAAACGATTAAAAGGTTATGAAAGTGTTTTGAACGATCAATACCGAGCGAAAGAATTTGACACACTTAAGAAAAGAGGATATAAACGACCTTGGGTACAGTCTCCTAAATCTGCAAGACATTTCGCCCAAGAAATTAGAATCTATCATGGCGGGTACGATCGAAGGaactttgaaaaagaaatagaaagaaaaatcaGACAAGTTGATCCAACCCGAGTACAGAAAATATTGCGTAAAGTTTTAACTGAACAAAGTCAAACTAAATCTAATTTCATTGCGGACAGAAATTTGGAAACTACAGAGTTTTATGAAGCTTTCAAACAGAAAATGAACCCCAAAATACGTGTAGACAGACACGGTAAACATATAACAGTGGACATGCGAGAGAGTAGTTTACAATCGAGACATTCGAGACACACAACAGAATGA